In Halogranum gelatinilyticum, the following are encoded in one genomic region:
- a CDS encoding ABC transporter permease has product MSRENHTNSLAAGGFGTVADSSLSRTERTRRLFDLWLLAPLRVVWDDTRARIGAVLVVGFVFMGVAGPTLVAEPRIGQGAILVGPFHGGVVGGSWYEFSSTSLFGVAVPWLAFNWPLGTDNVGRGILEQVVHATPRMLTMITSAGLFVTVLGTSVGALAGYSGGRVDQALSTVIDIVMTLPGLPLLLILVALLEPSNPIVLGLVLSLQAWAGMARAIRSQVLTIRSTSYVESARAMGLSTPTIVAKEVVPNIMPFVMINMVNAMRGVIFASVGLYFLGLLPFREVVNWGVMLQLAYSNGGLLTLDAAHWLLVPMVAIVLLSMALILFAQGMDRVFNPRVRARHANTMSTDNDTSSSDPASPDPTSPAPGGNQ; this is encoded by the coding sequence ATGAGCCGCGAGAACCACACCAACAGCCTCGCTGCGGGGGGCTTCGGCACTGTCGCCGACTCTTCGCTGAGCCGGACCGAACGGACACGTCGCCTGTTCGACCTGTGGCTCCTCGCACCCCTGCGGGTCGTCTGGGACGACACGCGCGCCCGAATCGGTGCGGTGCTCGTCGTCGGCTTCGTCTTCATGGGCGTCGCCGGTCCGACGCTCGTTGCCGAGCCCCGAATCGGGCAGGGTGCGATTCTCGTCGGCCCCTTCCACGGCGGGGTCGTCGGTGGGAGCTGGTACGAGTTCAGCTCGACCTCTCTGTTCGGCGTCGCGGTCCCGTGGCTGGCGTTCAACTGGCCACTCGGCACCGACAACGTCGGCCGCGGCATCCTCGAGCAGGTCGTCCACGCGACCCCGCGGATGCTCACGATGATTACGAGTGCCGGGCTGTTCGTCACCGTTCTCGGAACGAGTGTCGGCGCGCTCGCCGGATACAGTGGCGGCCGCGTCGACCAGGCACTCTCGACGGTCATCGACATCGTGATGACGCTGCCGGGGCTGCCCCTGCTTCTCATCCTCGTCGCACTGCTCGAACCGAGCAACCCAATCGTCCTCGGGCTCGTGCTCTCACTGCAGGCGTGGGCCGGGATGGCTCGCGCCATCCGCTCGCAGGTGCTGACGATCCGGTCGACCTCGTACGTCGAGTCGGCCCGCGCGATGGGGCTGTCGACGCCGACCATCGTCGCGAAGGAGGTCGTCCCCAACATCATGCCGTTCGTGATGATCAACATGGTCAACGCGATGCGCGGGGTCATCTTCGCCTCCGTCGGCCTGTACTTCCTCGGCCTGCTGCCGTTCAGAGAAGTCGTCAACTGGGGTGTCATGCTCCAGCTCGCCTACTCCAACGGCGGTCTGCTCACGCTCGACGCCGCCCACTGGCTGCTCGTGCCGATGGTCGCCATCGTCCTCTTGTCGATGGCACTCATCCTCTTCGCACAGGGGATGGACCGGGTGTTCAACCCGCGCGTCCGTGCTCGTCACGCGAACACGATGTCGACGGACAACGATACGTCGTCGTCGGACCCGGCGTCGCCGGACCCGACGTCACCGGCTCCCGGAGGGAACCAATGA
- a CDS encoding ABC transporter ATP-binding protein: MSDSFTAEAVADTTDVDTDPTAEDVILECRDLSVSFEMDRGTSRVLHDVDMDIRRGEILGIVGESGSGKSMFASALLNAVVSPGRTEGSVTYHPPDDEADPVEVLGLDKGPLRSLRWEDISMVFQGAMSSFNPTMGFREHFVETLDAHDYDVAAGIERAEELLSDLYLDPDRVLDSYPHELSGGMKQRVLIALALVLEPEVLVMDEPTAALDLLMQRSIISLLSDLRDKYDLTMVFITHDLPLVTKLADRIGVLYAFEFAEVGDTTEMVHDPKHPYTRALLNATPNLDAPLSEMRPIEGAAPDPVNVPAGCPYHERCPLATAECEDVKPAMDAVSATHEVACHHWSDVDDEIPLSTGVQR; this comes from the coding sequence ATGAGCGACTCGTTCACCGCGGAGGCCGTGGCCGACACGACCGACGTCGACACGGACCCGACCGCCGAGGACGTCATCCTCGAGTGTCGGGACCTCTCGGTCTCCTTCGAGATGGACCGCGGGACCTCCCGCGTCCTCCACGACGTCGACATGGACATCCGTCGGGGTGAGATTCTCGGCATCGTCGGCGAGTCGGGCAGTGGGAAGTCGATGTTCGCCTCCGCCCTGCTCAACGCCGTCGTCAGCCCCGGTCGAACCGAGGGAAGCGTCACCTACCACCCGCCTGACGACGAGGCCGACCCGGTCGAAGTGCTCGGCCTCGACAAAGGACCGTTGAGAAGCCTCCGCTGGGAGGACATCTCGATGGTGTTCCAGGGGGCGATGAGTTCGTTCAACCCGACGATGGGCTTCCGCGAGCACTTCGTCGAGACGCTCGACGCCCACGACTACGACGTCGCCGCGGGCATCGAGCGAGCCGAGGAACTGCTCTCGGACCTCTATCTCGACCCGGACCGTGTCCTCGACTCGTATCCGCACGAACTCTCCGGTGGGATGAAACAGCGGGTGCTCATCGCACTCGCACTCGTCCTCGAACCGGAGGTGCTCGTGATGGACGAGCCGACGGCCGCGCTCGACCTTCTCATGCAGCGTTCGATCATCAGTCTGCTGTCGGACCTGCGTGACAAGTACGACCTCACGATGGTCTTCATCACGCACGACCTGCCGCTCGTCACCAAACTCGCCGACCGCATCGGTGTGCTCTACGCGTTCGAGTTCGCCGAGGTTGGCGACACGACGGAGATGGTCCACGACCCGAAACATCCCTACACCCGTGCCCTACTCAACGCGACCCCGAACCTCGACGCACCGCTCTCGGAGATGCGGCCCATCGAGGGTGCAGCCCCTGACCCGGTCAACGTCCCGGCGGGCTGTCCCTACCACGAACGCTGTCCGCTCGCGACCGCGGAGTGTGAAGACGTGAAGCCCGCGATGGACGCAGTCTCGGCGACTCACGAGGTCGCCTGCCACCACTGGTCCGACGTCGACGACGAGATCCCCCTCTCGACGGGGGTGCAGCGATGA
- a CDS encoding ABC transporter permease yields the protein MYDYFVKRTGQALFTAFVVVSLSFALVRLMPGNPADQLRGQLIRNNPDLSQQEINRRVANYINIDVSAPLHEQYLSYIAGILQGDLGRSISQNAPVSEILGQALPWTVFAFSVAILLMFAVGIALGAVMAYQEGSRFDVGTTGLGIVLNSTPNYVTALLFLYVFGYTLGWFPTSGQISSQVVPIVDPLQPVATFQFVADAVYHASLLIAAVVITGFGGVALAMRGNSIQVLGEDYLRVARLRGLSDTRIALRYVARNAILPMYTGLLLAFGGVIGGSAILEQVFTYPGLGYYIVAAVEARDYPLMMGGFVLITLAVVVGAFIADLTYGLVDPRVSTGGDA from the coding sequence ATGTACGACTACTTCGTCAAGCGGACCGGGCAGGCACTCTTCACGGCGTTCGTCGTGGTGTCGCTCTCGTTCGCACTGGTTCGGCTCATGCCGGGCAACCCGGCCGACCAGCTCCGCGGCCAACTCATCCGGAACAACCCCGACCTCTCCCAACAGGAAATCAACCGCCGGGTCGCCAACTACATCAACATCGATGTCTCCGCGCCGCTACACGAGCAATATCTCTCGTACATCGCGGGTATCCTGCAGGGTGACCTCGGCCGGTCGATCAGTCAGAACGCCCCCGTTTCGGAGATTCTGGGGCAGGCACTGCCGTGGACGGTCTTCGCGTTCTCGGTCGCCATCCTGCTCATGTTCGCCGTGGGTATCGCTCTCGGGGCGGTCATGGCCTACCAAGAGGGCAGCCGCTTCGACGTCGGGACGACTGGTCTCGGAATCGTCCTCAACTCGACGCCGAACTACGTGACCGCGCTGTTGTTCCTCTACGTCTTCGGCTACACGCTCGGCTGGTTCCCGACGAGCGGGCAGATCTCCTCACAGGTCGTGCCCATCGTCGACCCGCTGCAGCCGGTCGCGACGTTCCAGTTCGTCGCCGACGCGGTCTACCACGCGAGCCTGCTCATCGCTGCCGTCGTCATCACCGGTTTCGGTGGTGTCGCGCTGGCGATGCGCGGCAACAGTATCCAAGTACTCGGCGAGGACTACCTCCGGGTGGCCCGCCTCCGCGGGCTTTCGGACACCCGAATCGCGCTGCGCTACGTCGCCCGCAACGCCATCCTCCCGATGTACACGGGCCTGCTGCTGGCCTTCGGCGGCGTCATCGGCGGTTCGGCCATCCTCGAGCAGGTGTTCACCTACCCTGGACTCGGCTACTACATCGTCGCCGCCGTCGAGGCGCGCGACTATCCGCTGATGATGGGTGGGTTCGTCCTCATCACGCTCGCCGTCGTCGTCGGCGCGTTCATCGCCGACCTGACGTACGGCTTGGTCGACCCGCGTGTCTCCACGGGTGGTGACGCATGA
- a CDS encoding ABC transporter ATP-binding protein codes for MSTDQPVLSLSDVDVHFEKSGGGLNPFADQPTVRAVDGVSLDIGSNDVVAIVGESGSGKTTLGKTAVGLQQPTGGSISYRGQDIWEAKKWRSNPEIPFEEIRRSLQIIHQDPGAALNPNRTVMSSLAAPLKRWQPDLDSEDREARILHFIERVGMSPPEDYAHRYPHQLSGGEKQRVALVRALLMNPDVILADEAVSALDVSLRVEMMDLMLELQEGFDTSFLFISHDLSNARYIAEHAGGRLGVMYLGELVELGPADEVLQNPQHPYTKVLKWATPELGVDEGPSEPPVREIDIPDPVNPPAGCRFHTRCPNATEQCRTAAPAATAVDGDERHQVACYRATEDDAYWNSTPLDGATLDDGAAGEH; via the coding sequence ATGAGCACCGACCAGCCTGTCCTCTCGCTGTCGGACGTCGACGTCCACTTCGAGAAGTCCGGTGGCGGCCTCAATCCCTTCGCTGACCAGCCGACGGTCCGAGCCGTCGACGGCGTGAGCCTCGATATCGGCAGCAACGACGTCGTCGCCATCGTCGGCGAGAGTGGGTCAGGAAAGACGACGCTCGGTAAGACCGCCGTCGGCCTCCAACAGCCGACTGGCGGGTCCATCAGCTACCGCGGGCAGGACATCTGGGAGGCGAAGAAGTGGCGGTCGAACCCCGAGATACCCTTCGAGGAGATCCGCCGTTCACTGCAGATCATCCACCAGGACCCCGGGGCGGCGCTGAACCCGAACCGGACGGTCATGTCGTCGCTGGCAGCGCCGCTCAAGCGCTGGCAGCCCGACCTCGACTCGGAGGACCGCGAGGCGCGTATCCTCCACTTCATCGAGCGGGTGGGGATGTCGCCGCCAGAGGACTACGCCCACCGCTACCCACACCAGCTCTCGGGTGGCGAGAAGCAGCGTGTCGCGCTCGTGCGGGCACTCCTGATGAACCCGGACGTCATCCTCGCCGACGAGGCCGTCAGCGCGCTCGACGTGAGCCTCCGCGTGGAGATGATGGACCTGATGCTCGAACTGCAGGAGGGGTTCGACACCTCGTTCCTGTTCATCAGCCACGACCTCTCGAACGCGCGGTACATCGCCGAACACGCCGGGGGTCGCCTCGGCGTGATGTATCTCGGCGAGCTGGTCGAACTCGGTCCTGCCGACGAAGTCCTGCAGAATCCACAGCACCCCTACACGAAGGTTCTGAAGTGGGCAACTCCGGAGTTGGGAGTCGACGAAGGTCCCAGCGAGCCGCCGGTCCGCGAAATCGACATCCCGGACCCGGTGAACCCACCGGCCGGCTGTCGCTTCCACACGCGATGTCCAAACGCGACCGAACAGTGTCGGACTGCCGCGCCGGCGGCGACGGCCGTCGACGGCGACGAACGACATCAGGTCGCCTGCTACCGGGCAACCGAGGACGACGCCTACTGGAACAGCACGCCGCTTGATGGGGCGACACTCGACGACGGCGCGGCAGGAGAGCACTGA
- a CDS encoding ABC transporter substrate-binding protein produces the protein MSNDHTVDAQRDLRKTRRRFMQAVGAAGAASIAGCAGSNQDAVSTDESATESSGDGSDGGDSETTQDSMQMTDRTFTTATTSVPKDMQFNPYGQKYPDRAALAIFENLLYVNEASSTFMPGILESWDIGSETVTLSVRDGYHWHSGEAVTAEDVAFKLELEIHNGAAISNVVAAEDVTVADESTVELGLKRAVSDKVFLYSLKPIALDTPPAEFQEFLDAYRQDGEAPELAEKTLEEPNGTGPFQFVHARNQELVTERFADHPDADKINFPRMKWSYLQSNQKQWTALRSNTIDGIDNVFTPENIAQSYGDHIREIQMPANWGMGVMFNHEHEHYSQQNVKQAIQYVIDREKLAQTAGGKMHVPVEVPSGLPGNFDGSYKEWLGESLSDFDAYEPNTEKAAQLLNEAGFSKQDGSWVDANGKPLEFPYKIPSGWNDWTAGGQSIVQDLNDFGIDASLNPSQSYWGDIYGNQEYVVAGLGWPDGKLYPYFSLNKLLNGTRSRDILKFPREVEVPPIGEPEGETRTVELEAELQELAGLTGEEAKQKTQELAWVVNQHLPMAPLMEKVDQSWVTTDDWNTVTADDEDAIVDWPQYYLPREGKLTAKPE, from the coding sequence ATGTCCAACGATCACACAGTGGACGCACAGAGAGACCTTCGAAAGACACGCCGCCGGTTCATGCAGGCGGTGGGGGCTGCGGGAGCCGCTAGCATCGCTGGCTGTGCTGGCTCGAATCAGGATGCGGTGTCGACCGACGAGTCGGCAACCGAGTCGAGCGGTGACGGTAGTGACGGCGGTGACAGCGAGACGACCCAAGATTCGATGCAGATGACAGACCGGACGTTCACCACTGCGACGACGTCCGTGCCGAAGGACATGCAGTTCAACCCCTACGGACAGAAGTACCCCGATCGCGCTGCACTCGCCATCTTCGAGAACCTGCTCTACGTCAACGAGGCGTCGAGTACGTTCATGCCGGGCATCCTCGAGTCGTGGGACATCGGGTCGGAGACAGTCACCCTCTCCGTTCGCGACGGATACCACTGGCACAGCGGTGAGGCGGTCACCGCCGAGGACGTCGCGTTCAAGCTCGAACTGGAGATTCACAACGGGGCCGCCATCAGCAACGTCGTCGCCGCCGAGGACGTGACCGTCGCCGACGAATCGACGGTCGAACTCGGTCTCAAGCGTGCGGTCTCCGACAAGGTGTTTCTCTACTCGCTGAAGCCCATCGCGCTTGACACGCCGCCCGCGGAGTTCCAGGAGTTCCTCGACGCCTACCGACAGGACGGCGAAGCACCCGAACTCGCCGAGAAAACGCTCGAAGAGCCGAACGGTACGGGGCCGTTCCAGTTCGTCCACGCACGGAACCAAGAGCTCGTCACCGAGCGCTTCGCCGACCACCCCGACGCGGACAAGATCAACTTCCCACGGATGAAGTGGAGCTACCTCCAGTCCAACCAGAAGCAGTGGACGGCACTTCGGAGCAACACTATCGACGGCATCGACAACGTGTTCACGCCCGAAAACATCGCGCAGTCCTACGGCGACCACATCCGAGAGATCCAGATGCCCGCCAACTGGGGGATGGGCGTCATGTTCAACCACGAGCACGAACACTACAGCCAGCAGAACGTCAAGCAGGCGATCCAGTACGTCATCGACCGCGAGAAACTCGCCCAGACTGCCGGTGGGAAGATGCACGTCCCCGTCGAGGTCCCCTCCGGGCTCCCGGGGAACTTCGACGGCAGCTACAAGGAGTGGCTCGGCGAGTCGCTGTCGGACTTTGACGCCTACGAACCGAACACCGAGAAGGCCGCCCAGCTCCTCAACGAGGCCGGCTTCTCGAAGCAGGACGGGTCGTGGGTCGACGCGAACGGCAAGCCCCTCGAGTTCCCGTACAAGATCCCGTCCGGCTGGAACGACTGGACCGCCGGTGGGCAGTCCATCGTGCAGGACCTCAACGACTTCGGCATCGACGCCTCGCTCAATCCGAGTCAGTCCTACTGGGGCGACATCTACGGCAACCAGGAGTACGTTGTCGCCGGCCTCGGCTGGCCGGACGGCAAGCTCTACCCGTACTTCTCGCTGAACAAACTGCTCAACGGCACCCGCTCGCGTGACATCCTGAAGTTCCCGCGGGAAGTCGAGGTGCCGCCCATCGGCGAGCCCGAGGGCGAGACGCGCACTGTCGAACTGGAGGCCGAACTGCAGGAACTCGCCGGACTGACTGGCGAAGAAGCAAAGCAGAAGACCCAGGAACTCGCGTGGGTCGTCAACCAGCATCTCCCGATGGCTCCGCTGATGGAGAAGGTCGACCAGTCGTGGGTCACCACTGACGACTGGAACACCGTCACGGCCGACGACGAGGACGCCATCGTCGACTGGCCGCAGTACTACCTGCCCCGCGAGGGCAAGCTGACCGCCAAGCCGGAGTAA
- a CDS encoding DUF2309 domain-containing protein, with translation MSTETDIHVRDSIEAAADAVGSLWPLHSFVTANPLAGFEDHPFHEAVAAGERLRDGDGYPSAAVFRSAWENGQIDPEFLEAELAEHGYRGDPEALLEQLATAETASDEREDGETPTDHVDRVLTKWLAAFLDQGKAHWSMPGREQGFYTAVRRLARHDSRIPDAERLAELPDDPVAAVETLLDDYPTAEWQTVFEYQLSALPGWTGFLNQRIDADDEWQAENPVTLPGYLAVRLAVADLFDAPILPPADESLATDGFDDNEDEVPLAEAWLSAWEATYRDELVGAVEDASASVEDEEGDGTRPDAQFVFCIDTRSEVIRRHIEATGDYDTHGYAGFFGVPMRHSAYDSDVTVDACPPIVDAAHRIADRPTGDHEETRHSHDHKTGLLAAGRETLESLKGNAATAFSLVETAGAGYGVALAARTLVPDRVSDLLAAADDRVPAEREFCEPSVDYNPDSVNELREGLTLDEQVEYAESAFDLMGWEQFARVVVFAGHASQTANNPFGSSLDCGACAGNPGGPNARVLATICNDEDVKAELRERGHDIPEDTLFVAGEHNTTTDEVELFDGAVPTTHADDLDRLRADLETAQAGAAAERVGDDADGDAVREATRRAADWAETRPEWGLAGNAGFVVGPRSLTDGLDLDGRAFLHSYDWQTDPEGDALEAIVTGPLVVTQWINNQYYFATVDNAAYGSGSKVTHNPVGNVGVYQGNGGDLMTGLPLQSLMSADDDPYHQPLRLSAVLHAPVDRVTEILADHPAVAGLLDNGWLSLTVVDPTQEHRSFHYEGELEWTPAASESAAEPTVPTPERSAPIAADD, from the coding sequence ATGAGTACTGAAACCGACATCCACGTCCGCGACAGTATCGAGGCGGCGGCCGACGCCGTCGGCTCGCTCTGGCCGCTTCACTCGTTCGTGACCGCCAACCCGCTCGCCGGGTTCGAAGACCACCCCTTCCACGAGGCCGTCGCGGCAGGTGAACGCCTGCGCGACGGCGACGGCTACCCGAGTGCCGCCGTCTTCCGGTCTGCGTGGGAGAACGGCCAGATCGACCCCGAGTTCCTCGAAGCCGAACTCGCCGAACACGGCTACCGGGGCGACCCAGAGGCCCTCCTCGAGCAACTGGCCACCGCGGAGACGGCTTCCGACGAGCGCGAGGACGGCGAGACCCCGACCGACCACGTCGACCGCGTGCTGACCAAGTGGCTCGCCGCGTTCCTTGACCAGGGCAAGGCCCACTGGTCGATGCCCGGCCGCGAGCAGGGCTTCTACACCGCCGTCCGGCGGCTGGCCCGTCACGACAGCCGGATTCCCGACGCCGAGCGGCTGGCCGAGCTCCCCGACGACCCCGTCGCGGCCGTCGAGACGCTGCTCGACGACTACCCGACGGCAGAGTGGCAGACGGTCTTCGAGTATCAGCTGTCGGCACTGCCCGGCTGGACCGGGTTCCTCAATCAGCGTATCGACGCCGACGACGAGTGGCAGGCCGAGAACCCGGTGACGCTGCCCGGCTATCTGGCCGTCCGGCTGGCGGTGGCCGACCTGTTCGACGCCCCGATCCTTCCCCCAGCAGACGAGTCACTCGCGACGGACGGATTCGACGATAACGAGGACGAGGTCCCGCTGGCCGAAGCCTGGCTCTCCGCGTGGGAGGCGACGTACCGCGACGAACTGGTCGGAGCGGTCGAGGACGCCAGTGCGAGCGTCGAAGACGAGGAAGGGGACGGCACGCGTCCGGACGCGCAGTTCGTCTTCTGTATCGACACGCGCTCGGAGGTCATCCGCCGCCACATCGAGGCGACGGGCGACTACGACACGCACGGCTACGCCGGGTTTTTCGGCGTCCCGATGCGTCACTCGGCGTACGACTCGGACGTGACCGTCGACGCCTGCCCGCCCATCGTCGACGCGGCCCACCGTATCGCCGACCGGCCGACGGGCGACCACGAGGAGACCCGCCACAGCCACGACCACAAGACCGGTCTCCTCGCCGCTGGCAGAGAGACGCTCGAATCACTCAAGGGCAACGCGGCGACCGCGTTCAGCCTCGTCGAGACCGCCGGAGCCGGCTACGGGGTCGCGCTGGCCGCCCGGACGCTCGTCCCCGACCGCGTCTCCGACCTCCTCGCCGCCGCCGACGACCGCGTCCCGGCCGAGCGCGAGTTCTGTGAACCCTCGGTCGACTACAACCCCGACTCGGTCAACGAACTCCGCGAGGGGCTGACGCTCGACGAGCAGGTCGAATATGCCGAGTCGGCCTTCGACCTCATGGGTTGGGAGCAGTTCGCCCGCGTCGTCGTCTTTGCGGGCCACGCCAGCCAGACGGCGAACAACCCGTTCGGGTCGAGTCTCGACTGCGGAGCCTGTGCTGGCAACCCCGGCGGCCCGAACGCCCGCGTGCTCGCGACCATCTGTAACGACGAGGACGTGAAGGCGGAACTCCGCGAGCGTGGCCACGACATCCCCGAGGACACCCTCTTCGTCGCGGGCGAGCACAACACGACGACCGACGAGGTCGAACTGTTCGACGGCGCGGTTCCGACGACCCACGCCGACGACCTCGACAGACTCCGCGCGGACCTCGAAACCGCTCAGGCCGGGGCGGCCGCCGAGCGCGTCGGCGACGACGCAGACGGCGACGCCGTCCGCGAGGCGACGCGCCGCGCCGCAGACTGGGCGGAGACGCGCCCCGAGTGGGGACTGGCGGGCAACGCGGGCTTCGTCGTCGGCCCCCGCTCGCTCACCGACGGTCTCGACCTCGACGGCCGGGCCTTCCTCCACTCCTACGACTGGCAGACCGACCCCGAGGGCGACGCGCTGGAAGCCATCGTGACCGGCCCGCTCGTCGTCACGCAGTGGATCAACAACCAGTACTACTTTGCCACCGTCGACAACGCGGCCTACGGCAGCGGTTCGAAGGTGACGCACAACCCCGTCGGCAACGTCGGCGTCTACCAGGGCAACGGCGGCGACCTGATGACCGGTCTCCCGCTACAGTCGCTCATGAGTGCCGACGACGACCCGTACCACCAGCCGCTGCGGCTCTCGGCGGTCCTCCACGCGCCGGTCGACCGCGTGACGGAGATTCTGGCCGACCATCCGGCGGTCGCTGGGCTGCTCGACAACGGCTGGCTGTCGCTGACGGTCGTCGACCCCACGCAGGAGCACCGGAGCTTCCACTACGAGGGCGAACTGGAGTGGACGCCCGCCGCTTCGGAGTCGGCTGCGGAGCCGACGGTGCCGACCCCCGAACGCTCGGCACCCATCGCCGCGGACGACTGA
- a CDS encoding TrmB family transcriptional regulator, translating to MDRETLSQALEYADLTSYQADAYLTLLEMGVSPAVDVGRESAVPVSQVYDVLRSLETKGYVETIERDKLYVRPCEPDESMTDLESRGELLHDAAEEIRERYREPERMDSRVSVTKRVETAVENARSLISDAQTVVELAGTYEQFELLIPELREARERGVVVRASVYVDDGQTPPEGFDPTGAFSEIRACSIPGPFLVVIDRDRTCFAPNTRADEDYGVVVYDRILPFVFHWYYLTCLWDLYPTVYADDPERFTYVAMEEFVRDCNGLWQDGYELRVVVDGIDLETERETSVEGTVVDLSYLGDDRPRSRLALSDLSAYKTVTLDTDDSLVEVGGWGAVFEDVEMRTITLVGIDAGATPFTE from the coding sequence ATGGACCGTGAGACGCTCTCGCAGGCACTGGAGTACGCCGACTTGACGTCGTATCAGGCGGACGCCTACCTCACGCTCTTGGAGATGGGCGTCTCGCCTGCAGTGGACGTCGGCCGCGAGAGTGCCGTCCCCGTCTCGCAGGTCTACGACGTACTCCGGAGTCTGGAAACGAAGGGCTACGTCGAGACCATCGAGCGCGACAAACTGTACGTCCGCCCCTGCGAACCCGACGAGTCGATGACCGACCTCGAATCGCGGGGAGAACTTCTGCACGACGCCGCCGAGGAGATTCGCGAGCGCTACCGTGAACCCGAGCGGATGGACTCCCGGGTCAGCGTGACCAAGCGCGTCGAGACGGCCGTCGAGAACGCCCGCAGTCTCATCAGCGACGCCCAGACGGTCGTCGAGCTAGCAGGGACGTACGAGCAGTTCGAACTGTTGATACCGGAACTCCGTGAAGCCCGCGAGCGTGGTGTCGTCGTCCGCGCGTCAGTCTACGTCGACGACGGCCAGACCCCGCCCGAGGGGTTCGACCCGACCGGAGCATTCTCCGAGATTCGAGCGTGTAGCATTCCCGGGCCGTTCCTCGTCGTCATCGACCGCGACCGGACCTGTTTCGCGCCGAACACCCGTGCCGACGAGGACTACGGCGTCGTCGTCTACGACCGCATCCTCCCCTTCGTCTTCCACTGGTACTACCTCACCTGTCTGTGGGACCTCTATCCGACCGTTTACGCCGACGACCCCGAGCGGTTCACCTACGTCGCGATGGAGGAGTTCGTCCGTGACTGCAACGGCCTCTGGCAGGACGGCTACGAACTCCGGGTCGTCGTCGATGGCATCGACCTCGAAACCGAGCGCGAGACCTCGGTCGAGGGGACTGTCGTCGACCTCTCGTATCTCGGCGACGACCGGCCGCGGTCGCGGCTGGCGCTTTCGGACCTCAGTGCCTACAAGACCGTGACCCTCGACACCGACGACAGCCTCGTCGAGGTCGGCGGTTGGGGGGCTGTCTTCGAGGACGTCGAGATGCGCACCATCACGCTCGTCGGCATCGACGCCGGAGCGACACCGTTCACGGAGTAG